The [Bacillus] selenitireducens MLS10 genome includes a region encoding these proteins:
- a CDS encoding iron chelate uptake ABC transporter family permease subunit: MGTKTKFILLIVSVTVLSVLFMTISSGGHWEYILPRRGRSLLAMILTGSAIAYATVIFQTITNNKILTPSIIGLDSLYMLIQTFMIFTFGSMSVFMTTASVNFGLSAGIMVAFSFVFYRLLFRGEGNKLYFLLLIGLVLGTFFSSLTTFMQVMIDPNEFQAIQGQMFASFNNINRDLLGLSAVLFLVLLLPIRKEMKTLDVLLLGKDHAVNLGVSYNRVVKRLLVLVAVLISLATALVGPITFLGLLVANVTYQMFQTFEHRILLPASMLVGVLSLVLDQLIVQHVFTFNTTLSVIINFIGGVYFLYLLLKERT; the protein is encoded by the coding sequence ATGGGAACTAAAACAAAATTCATTCTTCTGATCGTGTCCGTCACGGTGCTGTCTGTTCTCTTTATGACGATTTCATCCGGCGGGCATTGGGAATACATCCTGCCAAGACGCGGAAGGTCCCTTCTCGCCATGATCCTGACCGGATCTGCCATTGCTTATGCAACGGTGATCTTCCAGACGATTACGAACAATAAGATTCTGACGCCGTCCATCATCGGCCTCGATTCATTGTATATGCTGATTCAGACGTTTATGATCTTCACCTTTGGTTCCATGAGTGTCTTCATGACAACGGCGTCTGTCAATTTTGGCCTGTCTGCCGGGATCATGGTCGCCTTTTCTTTCGTCTTCTACCGCCTCTTATTCAGAGGGGAAGGCAACAAACTGTATTTTCTGCTTCTGATCGGCCTCGTGCTCGGTACGTTCTTTTCGAGCCTGACGACCTTCATGCAGGTGATGATTGACCCGAATGAGTTCCAGGCGATTCAGGGTCAGATGTTTGCAAGCTTTAACAATATCAACCGGGATCTTCTCGGGCTGTCGGCGGTTCTGTTTCTCGTACTGCTTCTGCCCATCCGAAAGGAAATGAAGACCCTCGACGTCCTTTTACTCGGGAAAGATCATGCCGTGAATCTCGGCGTATCCTATAACCGTGTTGTAAAACGGCTGTTGGTCCTTGTTGCTGTCCTGATCTCCCTCGCCACCGCTCTCGTCGGACCGATTACCTTTCTCGGACTGCTTGTGGCCAACGTGACCTATCAGATGTTTCAGACGTTCGAGCACCGGATTCTCCTGCCGGCGAGTATGCTCGTCGGTGTGCTTTCACTCGTGCTAGACCAGCTGATCGTGCAGCATGTCTTCACGTTCAATACGACACTCAGTGTCATTATCAACTTCATCGGCGGCGTTTATTTTCTATACCTGTTACTAAAGGAGCGAACGTAA